One window from the genome of Thalassospira xiamenensis M-5 = DSM 17429 encodes:
- a CDS encoding conjugal transfer protein TraG, whose translation MTPTKLLIGQILVVFTVIILGVWAATQWCADMLGYQVQLGNPWFIILDWPVFEPWKLFEWWYFFEAYAPEVFDKAGMLAAGSGFMGCAAAVAGSLWRARHSRLVTTYGSSRWAYPREISKAGLFRPKGVFLGKYQSRYLRHDGPEHVMAFAPTRSGKGVGLVIPTLLSWTGSAVIHDIKGENWQLTAGWRSKFSHCLLFNPTDPRSARYNPLLEVRKGPDEVRDVQNIADILVDPEGALERRNHWEKTSHALLVGTILHVLYAEEEKTLARVATFLSDPRRSFPATLRRMMATNHLGTPDDPKVHPIVASVAREVLNKSENERSGVLSTAMSFLGLYRDPTVAMATAACDWRIADLMDADKPVSLYLVIPPSDISRTKPLVRLVLNQIGRRLTERLEGDPAKGHKHLLLMMLDEFPALGRLEFFETALAFMAGYGIRAYLIAQSLNQISKAYGENNAILDNCHVRIAFSSNDERTAKRISDALGMATEQRAMRNYAGHRLAPWLSHVMVSRQETARPLLTAGEVMQLPPKDELVLISGFSPIRAKKLRYYEDRNFTSRILSAPLLSDLEYPNKPVARKDDWSGQVRKMDERLSGADRDPSVSGNADEGGMQQQRHPSLSEEQKVTEPDLTQADLPGLLDEDSEVVADKRVIDRLSKPARVYGLNEALGPDRDLLDGL comes from the coding sequence ATGACCCCGACCAAGCTGTTGATTGGTCAAATCCTTGTTGTTTTTACCGTCATCATACTCGGTGTTTGGGCGGCGACCCAGTGGTGTGCCGATATGCTGGGCTATCAGGTACAACTTGGTAATCCCTGGTTCATTATTCTCGATTGGCCTGTTTTTGAACCATGGAAGCTGTTTGAATGGTGGTATTTCTTTGAGGCCTATGCGCCGGAGGTATTCGATAAGGCCGGAATGCTGGCGGCCGGAAGCGGCTTCATGGGGTGTGCTGCCGCAGTAGCTGGTTCCTTATGGCGAGCCCGTCATAGCCGGTTGGTTACGACCTATGGTTCTTCACGTTGGGCTTACCCGCGTGAAATCTCGAAAGCCGGGTTGTTTCGTCCTAAAGGTGTTTTTCTCGGAAAATACCAGAGCAGGTATCTCAGGCATGACGGGCCGGAGCATGTGATGGCCTTTGCGCCAACGCGTTCGGGCAAAGGTGTCGGACTGGTCATCCCGACACTTCTGTCCTGGACCGGCTCAGCCGTGATCCACGACATCAAGGGGGAGAACTGGCAACTGACGGCTGGATGGCGCTCCAAATTCTCCCATTGTTTGTTGTTCAATCCGACCGATCCCCGCTCGGCGCGTTACAATCCCTTGCTGGAGGTGCGTAAAGGACCGGATGAAGTCCGTGATGTGCAAAACATCGCGGATATTCTGGTTGATCCGGAGGGTGCACTGGAGCGGCGGAATCATTGGGAGAAAACCAGTCATGCGCTCCTGGTCGGTACCATCCTGCACGTTTTGTATGCTGAGGAAGAAAAGACACTGGCGCGTGTTGCGACGTTTCTGTCCGATCCACGACGTTCTTTTCCGGCCACTTTGCGCCGGATGATGGCAACCAATCATTTGGGGACGCCGGATGACCCGAAGGTGCATCCGATTGTTGCATCGGTTGCACGGGAAGTGCTCAACAAATCCGAGAACGAGCGGTCCGGTGTCCTGTCGACAGCCATGTCTTTTCTCGGGCTGTATCGCGATCCGACGGTGGCGATGGCCACGGCAGCGTGTGACTGGCGGATCGCCGATCTGATGGATGCCGACAAACCTGTTTCGCTCTATCTGGTCATTCCGCCATCCGACATTTCCCGAACCAAACCTTTGGTGCGGCTGGTGCTTAATCAGATCGGCCGCAGGTTAACGGAACGTCTTGAAGGCGACCCTGCCAAGGGACACAAACATCTATTGTTGATGATGCTCGACGAATTTCCGGCTCTTGGGCGGTTGGAGTTCTTCGAGACGGCCCTGGCCTTTATGGCCGGGTATGGCATCCGGGCTTATCTGATTGCACAATCGCTTAATCAAATCTCGAAGGCCTATGGCGAGAACAACGCCATCCTTGATAACTGCCATGTCCGGATCGCATTCTCGTCAAACGATGAACGGACTGCCAAACGGATTTCCGATGCGCTTGGCATGGCAACAGAGCAGCGGGCCATGCGCAACTATGCCGGCCATAGATTGGCGCCTTGGCTCAGCCATGTGATGGTCTCGCGTCAGGAAACGGCACGGCCGCTTCTGACCGCAGGTGAGGTGATGCAATTGCCGCCCAAGGATGAACTGGTCCTGATTTCCGGGTTTTCGCCGATCCGGGCGAAGAAGCTGCGCTACTACGAAGATCGAAACTTCACATCCCGTATCTTATCGGCGCCGCTTCTTTCGGACTTAGAGTATCCGAACAAGCCAGTCGCTCGCAAAGATGACTGGTCAGGACAGGTGCGTAAAATGGATGAACGTCTGTCTGGTGCAGATCGTGATCCTTCTGTTTCCGGGAATGCCGATGAGGGTGGAATGCAGCAGCAACGCCATCCGTCATTGTCCGAAGAGCAGAAGGTGACCGAACCGGATCTTACACAAGCTGATCTGCCCGGATTGCTTGATGAAGATAGCGAGGTCGTTGCGGACAAACGGGTGATTGACCGGTTGTCAAAGCCTGCGCGTGTCTATGGCTTGAACGAGGCTTTGGGACCTGATCGGGACCTGCTTGATGGTTTGTAA